In the Anastrepha obliqua isolate idAnaObli1 chromosome 1, idAnaObli1_1.0, whole genome shotgun sequence genome, one interval contains:
- the LOC129239221 gene encoding polyribonucleotide nucleotidyltransferase 1, mitochondrial: MFVIPQRYLKLLKLQLRYGTPKCRRYIQSGPGDCPSVEVKFSNGRHMTISSGKFARFANGTSVCQLGDTAVMVTAVAKPKQAPGASFMPLVVDYRLKSAASGRIPMNFMRRELGPSEKEILSARLIDRSVRPLFPADFRTETQLVCNILSMDAVYSPDVLAINSASVALSLSDIPWNGPIGAVRVGLCDGEVVINPTRRELQNSQLDLVVSATKQNLVVMLEGKGNVVLLQDLLKAIKQGTREAQFIINEIERLQKAYGRTKRTIESPPTIDPEISEAVKSMSEMRLREIFQDATHDKISRDNAVNEVRTNVIDKVWSSYPDTEPSLIGDEFNKICKRIFRKLIFEENKRCDGRDYDSLRNISCQVDLYKPLHGSALFQRGQTQVFCTVSLDSLESAMKLDAITSLESGVKAKNFMLHYEFPPYATGEIGRIGPIGRRELGHGSLAERALLPTLPHDYPFTVRLTSEVLESNGSSSMASVCGGSMALMDAGVPLTAPAAGVAIGLVTEYENNDTKHLSDYRILTDILGIEDYMGDMDMKVAGTRKGLTAIQADLKVPGIPLKVVMESLQKATDAKGRILDIMGEVIREHRKYPKECWPVTDRIAIEPHQRGQLIGPGGMHLKRIYLETGATLTPEDEATYNVFAPSQAAMDEAKEQIDALLVKERVPDLEFGGIYTAKITEVRETGVMVILYPSMSPALLHNSQLDQRKIAHPSALGLDVGQEIQVKYFGRDPVSGFMRLSRKVLQGPATSVPRSHNKAAEEA; this comes from the exons ATGTTTGTAATTCCGCAAAGATATTTGAAACTTCTGAAACTACAACTGAGATATGGCACTCCGAAGTGTAGGCGTTACATTCAGAGTGGGCCAGGTGATTGCCCTTCCGTGGAAGTAAAGTTTTCAAATGG GCGCCACATGACTATAAGCTCGGGGAAATTTGCGCGCTTTGCCAATGGTACGTCCGTTTGTCAATTGGGCGACACGGCTGTTATGGTGACCGCCGTGGCCAAGCCAAAACAGGCACCCGGTGCCAGTTTCATGCCACTCGTCGTAGATTACCGCTTAAAAAGTGCAGCCTCTGGACGTATACCAATGAATTTCATGCGCCGCGAGCTGGGTCCGTCAGAAAAGGAAATTCTATCTGCACGTCTCATAGATCGCTCTGTGCGTCCACTCTTCCCCGCTGACTTTCGCACTGAAACTCAACTAGTTTGCAATATACTGTCCATGGACGCCGTATATTCACCAGATGTGTTAGCTATAAATTCAGCTTCAGTAGCGCTGAGCTTGAGTGACATACCGTGGAATGGACCAATTGGCGCCGTACG AGTTGGCCTGTGTGACGGTGAAGTAGTAATCAATCCAACACGTCGTGAGCTGCAAAATTCACAGCTGGACTTGGTGGTGtctgcaacaaaacaaaatctagTGGTCATGCTCGAAGGCAAAGGCAATGTGGTGCTATTGCAGGACCTGCTCAAGGCCATTAAACAGGGTACACGTGAGGCGCAGTTCATTATTAATGAAATTGAACGTTTGCAAAAGGCATATGGCAGAACTAAACGTACCATTGAATCGCCGCCAACGATCGACCCAGAAATATCTGAGGCAGTAAAGAGTATGAGTGAAATGCGACTGCGTGAAATCTTTCAAGATGCGACGCATGACAAAATATCACGTGATAATGCGGTAAATGAAGTACGCACAAATGTCATCGACAAAGTTTGGTCGTCGTATCCAGATACGGAGCCCTCCTTAATAGGTGatgaattcaataaaatatgcaaacgAATTTTCCGAAAGTTGATATTTGAGGAAAATAAAAGGTGTGATGGGCGCGACTACGATAGTCTAAGGAATATTAGTTGTCAG GTGGACCTCTACAAGCCACTGCATGGCTCAGCACTTTTTCAACGCGGACAGACGCAGGTATTTTGCACGGTTTCTTTAGATTCACTCGAAAGCGCCATGAAACTAGATGCCATCACATCGCTGGAAAG tgGTGTCAAGGCCAAAAATTTCATGTTGCACTACGAGTTCCCGCCTTATGCCACTGGTGAAATTGGTCGTATTGGTCCGATCGGACGACGCGAGCTTGGTCACGGCTCGTTGGCCGAACGCGCACTACTGCCTACTCTGCCACATGATTACCCTTTCACTGTGCGCCTTACATCTGAGGTGCTCGAGTCGAATGGATCTAGCTCGATGGCATCTGTATGCGGCGGTTCTATGGCGCTCATGGATGCTGGGGTGCCGCTGACAGCGCCAGCTGCTGGTGTTGCTATTGGTCTAGTTACAGAATACGAAAATAACGACACAAAACACCTTTCCGATTATCGGATTTTGACTGATATTCTGGGCATTGAAGACTACATGGGCGACATGGATATGAAAGTTGCAGGCACGCGCAAAGGATTGACAGCTATACAGGCTGATCTAAAGGTACCAGGTATTCCACTGAAAGTAGTTATGGAATCACTGCAAAAGGCGACGGACGCCAAGGGGCGTATACTGGATATTATGGGTGAAGTTATTAGGGAGCATAG GAAATATCCCAAAGAGTGTTGGCCTGTGACTGATCGTATAGCTATAGAACCACATCAGCGGGGACAACTAATCGGTCCTGGTGGCATGCACCTCAAACGTATCTACCTCGAAACGGGCGCAACACTCACGCCTGAAGATGAAGCGACATACAACGTATTTGCACCCTCTCAAGCGGCCATGGATGAGGCCAAGGAGCAAATAGACGCCTTACTTGTAAAGGAACGCGTGCCTGACTTGGAATTCGGCGGCATCTACACAGCGAAAATTACAGAAGTGCGCGAAACGGGCGTGATGGTGATATTGTATCCGAGCATGTCACCAGCGCTGCTCCACAACTCCCAGCTAGACCAAAGAAAG ATTGCACATCCTTCGGCTTTAGGCTTGGACGTTGGTCAGGAAATACAAGTTAAGTATTTCGGACGAGATCCCGTGTCGGGTTTTATGCGCTTGTCGCGGAAAGTGTTACAAGGGCCTGCCACAAGTGTGCCGCGCAGTCATAATAAGGCAGCGGAGGAGGCGTAG
- the LOC129239230 gene encoding eIF-2-alpha kinase GCN2 codes for MAAPAVRQSFREQQIQELEAIKSIYASDVEVLRPSCEPDTPAAQWKPTEIRISLVPLRDSSNTHTEPHARIKLHIICPSKYPKLAPKILLEEPKGLSDQLVEELLQQLQQQAEKQRGEVMIFDLVQTVQSFLLKYNKPPRGSLYDQMLQENQKREKARLDMEKEKEILERQTWIEEIERRKEVFKSETKRRERRRTMSESNYATSSESSENSSPYLRGSHDPNKCVIHCNSEKLYFHKVGRQVSRGTCLGHSRKGRVAYAGIDDDNGQLLYLTEWTIKYSQLEQKCGNGGHCYWLHSAPKCKGNHSVDDVMASIEKRVLMLSNLHHKNIIQYQCVLCVKRKEGLIVYLAQDFLRGTSLRNISSSLGWCIEGVRMVAQGVLDALVFLHNKGVSHSHLLDSTVFLDNTGTLRCTDFSLVPNLLELIGDVEERPMRGDFPALGALIENLMPTHTVEMRDFIAKCFSDRTLSGSELLEHQFLHASLLGHEDETDVHFALHQSAAQRRASGGAASLALQHKKQAEKHLPATLAVMPIMPMSQSRLSNEFQLMSFLGKGAFGDVLKVRNILDNRQYALKRIPLPARSRQLYKKMTREVELLSRLNHENVVRYFNSWIETTTISDEAELKKLGGGEGSSSFESSFEPKASPQLGSPKKKNETSSSSWSGCVKNAAESESDSIVFLNSHDEIVKYVDEEEDDEDDDDDEDDEAEDEESGQPKSISPKPMQVMYIQMEFCEKSTLRTAIDDNLYKDTERLWRLFREIAEGLSHIHQQGIIHRDLKPVNIFLDSHDQIKIGDFGLATTSFLALQSQHEHTSQQQTQQVGSAEEGTGTGKVGTTLYVAPELTGNAAKSTYSQKVDMYTLGIILFEMARPPFSTGMERVHTIVALRTATILLPDDMLTDNRNEKTIKILRWLLNHDPAQRPTAEELLSSDLVPPAQLEANELQEMLRHVLANPQSKAYKHLVARCLQQQSDELLEYTYHLGSSRNMKSWSSSISLDGLVSLNPIFEFVKSKVVALFRKHGAIEVDTPLLSPLSKRTNAWNNPVRLMTHSGCVVVLPTDLRTEFAHHVTMNGVNMIRRYCVDRNYREEKVFNFHPKQSYECAFDIITPYASSPLVDAELLSLAFEISNEIPRIREKNLRIRMNHTHLLRAILLYCNVPKNSYTELFANIADCTEGRISKFQFHSAVTVIMEKSRSSATALIELLLATFQISTTRSNVDETALKSLVRGKGEAASLAKSALRELGTIVSLAHSLGVTCPIHIFAGMPDGFDRASGGGVVWQLFVDLKRNRSTHSALLAKGERYDTMLNEFQRQAQGFNQNAPGRVISGAGLSFSLDKLVAAMDVEYVKDCRAIDVGVCVYGTHPPFKYVTDIMRLLWTANIRCCVVESVNGSGDEAQDLAKLGALHVILVAENGGLRVRSWERDRAQERHVTRSELVDFIHKLRPELNNASAIDSATQATASSPGSNTGYGGGGGLSTSASGSSIKSSYNLSQWPNVQVVFVMHEKLTSNLRRRYENQVTQQMSTTLSQFTKKENVVVLVVELSPTIVNAIVGAINPRDANKKETEVEINNVMERFPKFKRYINEITDEIIDYLSGDKASVVALYTISDSYYRVII; via the exons ATGGCGGCGCCGGCTGTGAGGCAGTCATTTCGTGAGCAACAAATTCAAGAATTGGAAGCGATAAAg tcAATTTATGCCTCCGATGTCGAGGTTTTACGTCCCAGCTGTGAACCAGATACGCCAGCCGCGCAATGGAAACCGACTGAAATACGCATATCGCTGGTACCATTGCGCGATTCTTCCAACACACATACGGAACCGCATGCACGTATCAAATTACACATTATATGCCCATCTAAATATCCAAAACT TGCACCTAAAATACTGTTGGAAGAGCCTAAAGGTCTCTCCGATCAGCTGGTGGAGGAGTTGTTGCAACAATTACAGCAGCAAGCGGAGAAGCAACGCGGAGAAGTAATGATTTTTGATTTGGTGCAAACGGTGCAATCTTTCCTACTTAAATACAATAAGCCACCACGCGGTTCCCTCTACGATCAAATGTTACAAGAAAATCAAAAGCGTGAAAAAGCGCGGCTCGatatggaaaaggaaaaagaaatctTAGAGCGACAAACATGGATTGAAGAGATTGAGCGGCGCAAGGAAGTGTTTAAAAGCGAAACTAAACGACGCGAAAGGCGTCGTACTATGAGCGAATCTAATTATGCCACCTCGTCGGAAAGTTCCGAAAATTCATCACCATATTTACGAGGAAGCCATGATCCGAACAAATGTGTGATACATTGCAATAGCGAAAAACTGTATTTCCACAAAGTGGGCCGTCAAGTGTCAAGGGGTACTTGTTTGG gcCACTCACGCAAAGGTCGCGTCGCCTACGCTGGCATTGATGACGACAACGGacagttactttatttaacGGAATGGACcataaaatattcacaattGGAACAAAAATGTGGCAATGGTGGTCATTGTTACTGGCTTCATTCAGCGCCCAAATGTAAGGGTAACCATTCCGTAGATGATGTTATGGCCTCTATTGAAAAACGCGTTTTGATGCTCTCGAATTTGcatcataaaaatatcataCAATACCAATGTGTTCTATGTGTAAAACGGAAAGAAGGTCTTATCGTTTACCTTGCGCAAGATTTTCTACGGGGCACCAGTTTGCGGAATATATCATCGAGTTTGGGTTGGTGCATTGAGGGTGTGCGCATGGTGGCACAGGGTGTGCTCGACGCGCTAGTCTTCCTACACAATAAGGGCGTTTCGCATAGCCACCTCTTGGATAGCACAGTATTTTTGGATAATACGGGCACTTTGCGCTGCACGGACTTTTCGCTGGTGCCCAATTTGCTGGAACTGATTGGTGATGTGGAGGAACGACCAATGCGTGGTGATTTCCCAGCTTTGGGCGCACTCATCGAAAATCTAATGCCAACGCATACAGTAGAGATGCGCGATTTTATCGCCAA GTGCTTTTCGGATCGTACACTCTCTGGATCAGAACTGCTCGAACATCAATTTTTGCATGCATCATTGCTTGGACACGAGGATGAGACGGATGTCCATTTTGCATTGCACCAGAGCGCAGCGCAACGGCGAGCCTCCGGCGGTGCAGCAAGTCTAGCATTGCAGCATAAAAAACAAGCAGAGAAACATTTGCCAGCAACGTTGGCAGTTATGCCTATAATGCCGATGAGCCAGTCTAGACTCTCGAACGAATTTCAATTGATGTCGTTTTTGGGAAAAGGCGCATTTGGCGATGTGTTGAAA gtGCGCAATATATTGGACAACCGCCAGTACGCCTTGAAGCGTATCCCACTGCCAGCTCGTAGTCGCCAACTCTACAAAAAGATGACGCGGGAAGTTGAACTGCTCTCGCGCTTGAACCACGAAAATGTTGTACGCTATTTTAACAGTTGGATCGAAACGACAACTATATCAGATGAGGCAGAATTG AAAAAATTAGGCGGCGGCGAAGGTTCGTCCAGCTTTGAAAGCAGCTTCGAGCCAAAGGCATCCCCACAACTGGGttcacccaaaaaaaaaaatgagactTCATCCAGTTCATGGAGTGGCTGTGT CAAAAATGCAGCGGAATCCGAGTCCGATAGCATCGTGTTCCTTAATTCGCATGACGAAATTGTCAAGTACGTCGATGAGGAGGAAGATGATGAggacgatgatgatgacgagGACGATGAGGCAGAGGACGAAGAGTCAGGACAGCCAAAATCGATTTCGCCTAAGCCTATGCaagttatgtacatacaaatggaATTCTGTGAGAAAAGCACACTAAG AACTGCTATTGATGATAACCTTTACAAGGACACGGAGCGATTGTGGCGCTTATTTCGGGAAATCGCTGAGGGTCTATCGCACATACACCAACAAGGCATCATACATCGTGACTTAAAgcctgtaaatatatttttggactCGCATGATCAGATCAAAATTGGTGATTTCGGCCTAGCCACCACCAGTTTTCTAGCGCTACAAAGCCAAC ACGAACACACTTCTCAACAACAAACACAGCAAGTTGGCTCGGCAGAAGAAGGCACTGGCACAGGCAAAGTCGGCACTACTTTGTATGTGGCGCCCGAATTGACTGGAAATGCCGCCAAGTCTACATACAGCCAAAAAGTCGACATGTACACCTTGGGTATTATACTATTTGAAATGGCGCGACCGCCATTCAGCACCGGCATGGAGCGCGTACATACAATAGTCGCCCTACGCACCGCTACCATTTTGCTGCCAGATGATATGCTAACTGATAACCGTAATGAGAAAACGATCAAG ATCCTGCGGTGGCTATTAAACCACGATCCGGCACAACGTCCCACCGCCGAGGAGTTGCTCTCATCAGATTTGGTGCCGCCTGCGCAACTCGAGGCTAACGAATTGCAAGAGATGCTGCGCCATGTGCTTGCGAATCCGCAAAGCAAAGCCTACAAACATCTGGTGGCACGTTGTTTGCAGCAACAGAGCGATGAACTGCTggaatacacctatcatttggGTAGCAGTCGTAATATGAAATCGTGGAGCTCATCAATCTCGTTAGATGGCTTAGTTTCATTGAATCCTATTTTTGAATTTGTCAAATCGAAAGTAGTTGCTTTGTTTCGCAAACATGGCGCAATCGAAGTGGACACACCGCTGCTGTCACCGCTTTCGAAACGCACAAACGCCTGGAACAATCCAGTGCGGCTCATGACACACTCCGGCTGTGTGGTGGTGCTGCCCACGGATTTGCGCACCGAATTCGCTCATCACGTCACCATGAATGGCGTGAATATGATACGCCGCTATTGTGTGGATCGTAACTACCGCGAAGAGAAGGTATTCAATTTTCATCCCAAGCAAAGCTACGAATGTGCCTTCGATATAATTACACCGTACGCCAGTAGCCCGCTCGTAGACGCCGAACTCTTGTCGCTTGCCTTCGAAATCAGCAATGAGATACCGCGAATACGTGAGAAAAATTTGCGCATACGTATGAATCATACCCATCTGTTGCGCGCCATACTGCTTTACTGTAATGTACCTAAGAATTCGTACACCGAATTGTTTGCAAATATAGCGGATTGCACTGAAGGACGTATttctaaatttcaatttcactctGCCGTTACGGTTATCATGGAGAAATCGCGTTCCTCTGCCACGGCGCtaattgaattgttgttggCGACTTTCCAAATCAGCACCACAAGAAGTAATGTCGACGAAACGGCGTTGAAATCGCTGGTGCGTGGCAAAGGAGAGGCAGCTTCGTTGGCTAAGAGCGCGCTCAGGGAGTTGGGAACCATTGTGAGTTTGGCGCACAGTCTTGGCGTCACG TGTCCAATACATATTTTCGCTGGGATGCCCGACGGTTTCGATCGTGCCAGCGGCGGTGGGGTTGTGTGGCAATTATTTGTCGATCTTAAACGAAATCGAAGTACTCATTCAGCGCTACTGGCGAAGGGCGAACGCTATGACACAATGTTGAATGAGTTCCAGAGGCAGGCACAAGGTTTTAATCAAAATGCACCAGGTCGTGTCATCAGCGGCGCTGGGCTTTCGTTTTCATTGGACAAACTAGTGGCTGCAATGGATGTGGAGTACGTGAAAGATTGCCGTGCCATAGACGTCGGGGTGTGCGTCTATGGCACACATCCGCCATTTAAATACGTCACCGATATTATGCGCTTATTGTGGACGGCCAACATACGTTGCTGTGTCGTAGAGTCGGTAAACGGTTCGGGTGATGAAGCACAAGACTTGGCCAAGTTGGGTGCATTGCATGTGATTTTGGTAGCCGAGAATGGTGGTCTGCGTGTGCGTTCGTGGGAACGTGATCGTGCTCAGGAACGGCACGTCACACGCTCGGAACTCGTAGATTTCATACACAAATTACGGCCGGAACTAAACAATGCCAGCGCCATTGACTCTGCCACCCAGGCAACGGCTAGCAGTCCGGGTAGCAATACGGGCTATGGTGGTGGTGGGGGCTTGAGTACGTCTGCGTCAGGTTCGAGCATAAAAAGCAGCTATAATCTTAGCCAATGGCCGAATGTTCAGGTGGTTTTTGTGATGCATGAAAAGTTGACATCCAACTTGAGGCGGCGCTATGAAAACCAG GTTACACAGCAAATGTCTACGACACTCTCGCAGTTCACGAAAAAGGAAAATGTGGTTGTGCTGGTGGTGGAGCTGTCACCAACGATAGTCAATGCTATCGTGGGCGCAATAAATCCGCGTGATGCAAACAAAAAGGAGACTGAAGTTGAAATCAACAATGTGATGGAAAG GTTTCCTAAGTTCAAACGCTATATAAATGAAATAACGGATGAGATTATCGACTACCTAAGCGGTGACAAAGCGTCCGTAGTGGCCTTATATACCATTTCGGACTCGTATTATCGCGTTATCATTTGA